One genomic segment of Candidatus Nomurabacteria bacterium includes these proteins:
- a CDS encoding YibE/F family protein: MIRTFLTVLIFLIISPLLDPALAQDKGSEYYKGTVNAVIEEAEYYDEALDLDNIYQELKVLIKTETGEKLIDITVGDEYQYNQVRYKVGDKVLVQGSSSSDTGSDLMYSIHDFDRSRPLLILLLGFVVLTLLISKTSGLQSFLGLIISIFAVFGLIIPGILKGYDPILISILVGIFLIPTTFYISHGFSRKSTLAVIGTVISLLITGIIGSLSVKSSYLTGQGLEESFFLQTQSEQNINIANLIIGGIIISLIGILDDVTISQVSIVEQLKDTNREISPSELFRRAMTVGRDHISSITNTLILTYSGASIPILLIFSLSNTTFSEVVNLEIVAVEIVRTLVGSIGLLLAIPITTLIATRSFAKR, encoded by the coding sequence ATGATCAGAACCTTCCTTACAGTATTAATATTCCTAATCATCTCCCCACTCTTGGATCCCGCACTAGCTCAGGATAAAGGTTCCGAATACTATAAAGGAACAGTCAACGCAGTTATTGAAGAAGCAGAATACTATGATGAGGCACTTGATCTCGATAATATCTATCAAGAGCTTAAGGTACTGATCAAGACTGAAACTGGTGAAAAGTTGATCGATATCACAGTGGGCGATGAGTATCAATATAATCAGGTCAGATATAAAGTTGGTGATAAGGTTCTTGTACAAGGATCGAGCAGCTCAGACACAGGGTCAGATCTGATGTACTCTATACATGATTTCGATCGGTCCAGACCGTTACTGATATTGTTACTAGGATTTGTTGTTTTGACTCTCCTGATAAGTAAAACAAGTGGCCTACAGTCATTTCTAGGATTGATAATATCGATATTTGCTGTATTTGGGTTGATAATACCGGGGATCCTAAAGGGTTATGACCCGATCCTAATTTCTATACTTGTTGGGATATTCCTGATACCAACAACCTTCTATATTTCACACGGATTCTCGAGAAAATCTACACTTGCTGTTATCGGAACTGTCATTTCTTTACTTATCACCGGAATAATCGGCTCATTGTCCGTGAAAAGTAGTTATCTGACCGGGCAAGGACTCGAAGAGTCATTCTTCCTCCAAACACAAAGTGAGCAGAACATTAATATCGCAAACCTGATCATCGGAGGTATAATCATCTCATTGATCGGCATACTTGATGACGTTACCATATCTCAAGTTTCGATAGTTGAACAACTGAAAGATACAAATAGGGAGATCTCACCATCAGAGTTGTTCAGAAGAGCTATGACCGTAGGGAGAGACCATATATCATCGATCACAAATACCTTGATACTGACGTATAGTGGTGCCTCGATCCCGATACTGCTGATCTTCTCGCTCTCAAACACAACATTTAGCGAGGTTGTAAATCTTGAGATCGTTGCTGTTGAGATAGTAAGAACCTTAGTCGGCAGTATAGGATTGCTTCTGGCGATACCTATTACAACACTCATTGCCACGAGATCATTTGCAAAACGCTAA
- a CDS encoding Gfo/Idh/MocA family oxidoreductase: protein MKIGFIGYGRHARANLYPSIKFLGYQIHAVCTTSFNSSNLGVKEQEAQIAYQDHKKMLESEQLDAVFISLDPAKQAEITIDCLRAGVNVFVEKSPGTSLSDANSIVQEELNSSKLVFVGYMKRYAPSYQKISELYKNGQIGKLISIDATFSCRNFTTNIRDYLYFAPIHYINLIRSFTDQIKDIKAFANIVDGHFAITISATDVNGICINIDLKATDSWSKLNEQIILTGTNGYLKFNNNENKVIHHINPPRSDKPRWQVLDEIDTIYGSVSTTGSGGNQDLYLRGFIPEVETFMDLVQQKIDINITDAVDNLNTIDMIERILEQVS, encoded by the coding sequence ATGAAAATCGGATTTATTGGTTATGGACGACATGCAAGAGCCAATCTATATCCTTCCATAAAGTTCTTGGGATACCAAATTCATGCCGTATGCACCACTAGTTTCAATTCTTCAAATCTAGGCGTTAAAGAGCAGGAGGCTCAGATCGCATACCAAGATCACAAAAAAATGCTTGAAAGCGAACAGCTCGATGCTGTTTTCATTTCTTTAGACCCTGCGAAACAAGCTGAGATCACTATCGATTGCCTAAGAGCAGGTGTAAATGTTTTTGTAGAGAAATCACCTGGAACTTCCCTATCAGATGCAAACAGTATCGTACAAGAAGAGCTTAACTCCAGTAAACTCGTGTTTGTCGGATACATGAAACGATATGCGCCAAGTTATCAAAAAATTTCTGAGTTGTATAAGAATGGTCAGATCGGAAAACTCATATCTATTGATGCCACTTTTTCATGTAGAAATTTCACCACTAATATTCGTGATTATCTCTATTTTGCGCCGATCCACTACATAAATTTGATACGTAGTTTCACAGATCAGATCAAAGACATAAAAGCCTTTGCAAATATTGTTGATGGACATTTTGCGATCACGATATCTGCGACCGATGTAAATGGCATATGCATCAATATTGATCTCAAAGCAACAGATTCATGGTCGAAACTGAATGAACAGATAATTTTGACAGGTACTAACGGATATCTGAAATTCAATAACAATGAGAACAAAGTGATCCATCATATCAATCCTCCTCGATCTGACAAACCTAGATGGCAGGTCTTAGATGAGATAGACACCATCTATGGATCAGTATCAACTACCGGATCGGGTGGTAACCAAGATCTTTATCTACGAGGTTTTATACCAGAGGTCGAAACATTTATGGATCTAGTACAACAGAAGATCGATATCAATATCACCGATGCAGTCGACAATCTAAATACTATAGATATGATCGAGAGGATCCTAGAGCAGGTATCATGA